A genomic region of Desulfosarcina ovata subsp. ovata contains the following coding sequences:
- a CDS encoding MarR family winged helix-turn-helix transcriptional regulator has product MQLKGRRTPARFITLLFRMFTVYLNQEMPKLKIGTGQYIFLAELFDEDGRSQDDLTRSTYLNKANTARALKKLEDLGYVRRASDSNDHRVKHAYLEPAAREIEEEFWKIILKWSEILSRDLSKKRQQQLLTDLEKMADNAFAYLKRY; this is encoded by the coding sequence ATGCAATTAAAAGGCAGAAGGACTCCGGCTCGTTTCATCACCTTGCTTTTCAGAATGTTCACGGTCTACCTGAATCAGGAAATGCCCAAGTTAAAAATTGGTACGGGACAGTATATTTTTTTAGCCGAGCTTTTTGATGAAGACGGCAGAAGCCAGGATGACTTGACCCGGTCCACCTATCTAAACAAGGCCAACACGGCAAGGGCGCTGAAAAAATTAGAAGACCTCGGGTACGTCCGGCGGGCCTCCGACAGCAACGACCACCGTGTCAAGCACGCATATTTGGAGCCGGCGGCAAGGGAAATCGAAGAGGAGTTCTGGAAGATTATCTTGAAGTGGAGCGAAATTCTCAGCCGGGATTTATCCAAGAAACGGCAGCAGCAGTTGTTAACCGATCTTGAAAAGATGGCGGATAATGCTTTTGCCTATTTGAAAAGATATTGA